In one window of Juglans regia cultivar Chandler chromosome 3, Walnut 2.0, whole genome shotgun sequence DNA:
- the LOC108984510 gene encoding uncharacterized protein LOC108984510 → MFLGFLQLRSPSFNFCVSVFVFISLPISFVSQTITEAAATYMHHDCLNAITTPDTTYRFNLNHLLAYLSSNATRTTGFYNATASSGTSEDTVYGMFLCRGDLPADACHDCVSGATKDLVQRCPEKQGAVGYYEECTLRYSSRYIFSSSAVDPSSFISGNKSISEATRLGELLRATFSELASGISDLGPGAKKFGTKETRFTASRTVYTLVQCTPDLTGFDCNRCLRIAMSYLPDCCGGKESASVLFPSCTVRYDVHPFYLSVNASGARPTPLVPPPPGKSRISSLTIIAIVASISVSVVLFAIGYCFLSKRAKTKYIQEENGKESGAPDNITTVDSLQFSFATIEAATEGFSANNKLGEGGFGAVYVGTLTNGQRIAVKRLSKSSKQGGDEFKTEVVLVAKLQHRNLARLVGFCLEGEEKILVYEFVPNKSLDYFLYDPERQGQLDWSRRYKIIVGIARGILYLHEDSRLRIIHRDLKASNILLDGDMNPKISDFGMAKIFGVDQTQGKTRRIAGTFGYMSPEYAMHGKFSVKSDMYSFGVLILEILSGKKISSFSQSDGAGHLLSYAWKHWRDGTPLELLDPSLGDSYSINEVTRCLHFGLLCVQDDPADRPTIASVVLMLNSYSVALPSPNQPAYWLHSRTEQKLPLKEPEVDQSTSKSISCTVNRVSVTELYPRYLDLRLREDQGASEAFVMLLGLKLPSASSSSNFCASLFVFISLFISCVSPPRTEAAATYMRHFCLDDITNPNSTYRSNLNHLLAYLSSNATRTTGFYNATASSGTSEDTVYGIFLCRGDLPAEACRDCAAGATKDLVQRCPEEEGAVGYYEECMLRYSSRYIFSSLAPDRNDFTSGNKNISDAIRFGELLRATFSELATGISDLGLGAKKFGTKEARFTSSQTVYTLVQCTPDLTGSDCNRCLQIAMSYLPGCCSGKESASALFPSCTVRYNVHPFYLTVNTSGARPNPLVPPPPGKSRSSSLTIIIIVASISVSTALFLMGYCFLRKRARTKYNAMQAENSKKSGTTDDISTLESLQFNFATIEAATEGFSVNNKLGEGGFGAVYKGTLTNGQQIAVKRLSKRSSQGGDEFKNEVVLVAKLQHRNLARLVGFCLEGEEKILVYEFVPNKSLDYFLYDPERQGQLDWSRRYKIIVGIARGILYLHEDSRLRIIHRDLKSSNILLDGDMKPKISDFGIAKIFGVDQTQGKTRRIAGTFGYMSPEYAMHGKFSVKSDVYSFGVLILEILSGKKISSFSQSDGSGHLLSYAWKHWWDGTPLVLLDPSLGDSYSINEVIRCLHFGLLCVQDDPADRPTIASVVLMLNSYSVALPSPKQPAYWLHSRTEQKLPLKEPEVDQSTSKSMSCTINEVSVTELYPR, encoded by the exons ATGTTTCTGGGCTTTTTGCAGTTGCGCTCCCCCTCCTTCAACTTCTGCGTTAGCGTTTTTGTATTTATCTCTTTGCCGATCAGTTTCGTTAGTCAAACAATAACCGAAGCGGCTGCAACTTACATGCACCATGATTGCTTAAACGCCATCACCACCCCCGACACCACGTACCGATTTAACCTCAATCACCTCCTCGCTTATCTCTCATCTAACGCCACCCGCACCACCGGATTCTACAACGCGACCGCCTCCTCTGGAACCTCCGAGGACACCGTCTATGGCATGTTCCTCTGTCGCGGTGACCTCCCCGCCGACGCCTGCCACGACTGTGTTTCCGGCGCAACGAAAGACCTTGTTCAGCGCTGCCCCGAGAAGCAAGGAGCCGTTGGTTATTACGAGGAATGCACGCTACGCTACTCTAGCCGGTATATCTTCTCCAGTTCGGCCGTCGACCCGTCCTCTTTCATCTCGGGCAATAAGAGTATTTCGGAGGCAACCCGGCTTGGCGAGCTTCTCAGGGCAACATTCAGCGAGTTGGCAAGCGGGATCTCAGATCTTGGGCCTGGGGCCAAGAAGTTTGGAACGAAAGAAACGAGATTCACAGCATCACGAACCGTGTACACCCTTGTGCAGTGCACGCCGGATCTGACGGGTTTCGATTGCAATAGGTGTCTTCGTATAGCGATGTCGTATTTGCCGGATTGCTGTGGTGGAAAGGAAAGTGCCTCAGTTCTCTTTCCCAGCTGCACAGTTAGGTACGATGTGCACCCGTTTTACTTGAGTGTAAACGCATCGGGGGCAAGGCCCACTCCACTTGTGCCTCCACCACCTG GAAAAAGTCGAATCTCATCACTGACTATTATTGCCATTGTTGCTTCTATTTCCGTCTCTGTGGTGCTATTCGCTATTGGCTACTGCTTCCTTAGTAAGAGAGCAAAAACAAAGTATATACAGGAGGAAAATGGTAAAGAAAGTGGAGCTCCGGATAATATTACCACTGTAGACTCCTTGCAATTTAGTTTTGCTACAATTGAAGCTGCAACAGAGGGATTCTCAGCTAATAACAAATTAGGTGAAGGCGGATTTGGTGCGGTTTATGTG GGTACACTTACTAATGGACAACGAATTGCTGTGAAGAGGTTATCGAAAAGTTCCAAGCAAGGAGGAGATGAATTTAAAACCGAGGTTGTATTGGTAGCCAAGCTTCAACACAGAAATCTTGCAAGGCTAGTGGGATTTTGTTTGGAAGGAGAGGAGAAGATACTTGTCTACGAATTTGTTCCCAACAAAAGTCTTGACTATTTTCTTTATG ACCCTGAAAGGCAAGGACAACTGGACTGGTCTAGGCGTTACAAGATTATTGTAGGGATTGCTCGAGGAATTCTTTATCTTCACGAAGATTCTCGGCTTAGAATCATACATCGCGATCTTAAAGCCAGTAACATTTTGCTAGATGGGGATATGAATCCTAAAATCTCTGATTTTGGCATGGCCAAGATTTTTGGAGTTGATCAAACACAGGGAAAGACCCGTAGGATTGCCGGCACATT CGGTTACATGTCTCCAGAATATGCCATGCATGGAAAATTTTCTGTAAAGTCTGACATGTATAGTTTTGGAGTCTTAATTCTGGAGATTTTAAGTGGCAAGAAGATTAGTTCTTTCTCTCAATCAGATGGTGCTGGACACCTATTGAGCTAT GCATGGAAACATTGGAGAGATGGGACACCCTTGGAGTTGTTGGATCCATCCTTGGGAGATTCTTACTCGATAAATGAAGTCACCAGATGTCTCCATTTTGGACTACTATGTGTACAGGATGATCCAGCCGACAGGCCGACAATAGCATCGGTAGTTCTAATGCTAAACAGTTACTCAGTTGCTTTGCCATCGCCTAATCAACCAGCATATTGGCTTCATAGTCGAACAGAGCAAAAACTGCCATTAAAGGAGCCGGAGGTGGATCAATCCACAAGCAAATCAATATCATGCACTGTCAACAGAGTATCGGTTACCGAACTGTATCCTCGATA CCTTGATTTGCGACTGCGCGAGGACCAAGGAGCTAGCGAGGCGTTCGTCATGTTACTGGGCTTGAAGTTGCCCTCGGcctcttcctcctccaactTCTGCGCCAGCCTCTTTGTATTTATCTCTTTGTTTATCAGCTGCGTTAGTCCACCGAGAACTGAAGCGGCTGCAACTTATATGCGCCATTTCTGCTTGGACGACATCACGAACCCCAACAGCACCTACCGATCCAACCTCAATCACCTCCTCGCTTATCTCTCATCAAACGCCACTCGCACCACCGGATTCTACAACGCCACCGCCTCCTCCGGAACCTCCGAGGACACCGTTTACGGCATATTCCTCTGTCGCGGTGACCTCCCCGCCGAGGCCTGCCGTGACTGTGCTGCCGGCGCAACCAAAGACCTTGTCCAGCGCTGCCCCGAGGAGGAAGGGGCGGTCGGTTATTACGAGGAATGCATGCTACGCTACTCAAGCCGGTATATTTTCTCCAGCTTGGCCCCTGACCGTAACGATTTCACCTCGGGCAATAAGAACATTTCGGACGCAATCCGGTTTGGTGAGCTACTGAGGGCAACATTCAGCGAGTTGGCAACCGGGATTTCAGATCTTGGGCTTGGGGCCAAGAAGTTTGGGACGAAGGAAGCGAGATTCACATCGTCACAAACTGTGTACACCCTCGTGCAGTGCACGCCGGATCTGACCGGTTCCGACTGTAATAGGTGTCTTCAGATAGCGATGTCGTATTTGCCTGGTTGCTGTAGTGGAAAGGAAAGCGCCTCAGCTCTCTTTCCCAGCTGCACAGTTAGGTACAATGTGCACCCGTTTTACCTGACTGTAAACACTTCGGGGGCAAGGCCTAATCCACTTGTTCCTCCACCTCCTG GAAAAAGTCGAAGCTCATCGCTGACTATTATTATCATTGTTGCTTCAATTTCCGTCTCTACGGCGCTATTCCTTATGGGCTACTGCTTCCTTCGTAAGAGAGCAAGAACAAAATATAACGCTATGCAGGcggaaaatagtaaaaaaagtgGAACTACGGATGATATTTCCACTCTAGAGTCCTTGCAATTTAATTTTGCTACGATTGAAGCTGCAACAGAGGGGTTCTCAGTTAATAACAAGTTAGGTGAAGGAGGTTTTGGTGCGGTGTACAAG GGTACACTTACTAATGGACAACAAATTGCTGTGAAGAGGTTATCGAAAAGATCTAGTCAAGGGggagatgaatttaaaaatgagGTTGTATTAGTAGCCAAGCTTCAACACAGAAATCTTGCAAGGCTAGTGGGATTTTGCTTGGAAGGAGAGGAGAAGATTCTTGTATATGAATTTGTTCCCAACAAAAGCCTTGACTATTTTCTATATG ACCCTGAAAGGCAAGGACAACTGGACTGGTCTAGGCGTTACAAGATTATTGTAGGGATTGCTCGAGGAATTCTTTATCTTCACGAAGACTCTCGGCTTAGAATCATACATCGTGATCTTAAATCCAGTAACATTTTGCTAGATGGGGATATGAAGCCTAAAATTTCTGATTTTGGCATTGCGAAGATTTTTGGAGTTGATCAAACACAGGGAAAGACCCGTAGGATTGCGGGCACATT TGGTTACATGTCTCCAGAATATGCCATGCATGGAAAATTCTCTGTAAAATCTGATGTGTACAGTTTTGGAGTCTTAATTCTAGAGATTTTAAGTGGCAAGAAGATCAGTTCTTTCTCTCAATCAGATGGTTCTGGACACCTTTTAAGCTAT GCTTGGAAACATTGGTGGGACGGAACACCCTTGGTGTTGTTGGATCCATCCTTGGGAGATTCTTACTCAATAAATGAGGTCATTAGATGTCTCCATTTTGGATTACTTTGTGTACAGGATGACCCAGCCGACAGGCCGACAATAGCATCGGTAGTTCTAATGCTAAACAGTTATTCTGTTGCTTTGCCCTCGCCTAAACAACCAGCGTATTGGCTTCATAGTCGAACAGAGCAAAAACTGCCATTAAAGGAGCCGGAGGTGGATCAATCCACAAGCAAATCAATGTCATGCACTATCAACGAAGTATCTGTTACTGAACTGTACCCTCGATAG